TTTTTGTGCCTAAAATTTAAACACTGTTGCTATTGGTTCATTCTAGCAAGGACTGTACTGCTGAATCTAATAAATAGAAGGGAAATTTCTTTCAAATGGTTAGATGTCATACAGAGTTAAGGAACTGACAGTGCATTAGACTTGCATGAATGTTGAATACGTAGCAATTGTGAATGTTATATCATGTTCCTTGGAACATGAGAGTATCCAAATCCTATGATAtctgtaatgttttgaattaaaagagTAGGAAAAAGCAACCAAGCCCTTGGTGGTTTAGAAgtaagtataattaaatgaaaggtATTGTAGTAATTCAacaaacttgataaatataaatagaaaaaaaaaagagagagagagagttctgAAAATTTTGAGAGAGAACCGGCaggagagaagggaggaagaagaagaagaagagaaaagaggggaaaataagggaaaaaggaagagattgggaggaaataagtttaaaggtaaTATTTAGGTTGTTAAATGTATAAATGTGTGTTATTGAAGtttaaatttcggttttgatgaatgttagggttttgaaaatatgtgttttgggtttaattgatgaattaaattgaatgttaggggttgattgttgtgagTAATGGATCGTTAAGCTGAATTTGAGAGATTatagataaaaatgatgattttgagttatggttttgtttaaatggtgaatttgtgttagaaatcagggaaAGAACAGTAGgtttctgttgaaattctgggttggaggttgaagatgatgaaaattcaatttggtcccttaatttgcacaaattacattttagtccccaaactttggaaaattacacatttgtccctggagcatattccgagattctgaacagaataaaatatgaattatgggcagaattactgtatagttatgaaattttaacacttttaatttggtcctccaatttgccaaaaattactatttgaccctaaaattttgataaaattccagaatggtccctggagcataatgaGATTTTCTGGACaaaattgaggattaattatggtcataatttcagtatattcatggagtTATGACAAATTTTAGTATGGTCCTCCAATtagatgaaaattacaatttggccctaaaatatgataaaattcatattagtccctagctgtaatattagcttttgcagattagtttgatgaataattaatggttatttagtgaattattaccaattttattagttgttttattatggattagatttcaggaaaaccgttagattttgaatttttgagaaaattgactagttagttcaaaacATATAGAGTTACAGAATACActcttagttaagtgtattaaataggttaaatgttctttcgattcgttcttgaatatgtctcctttgtattcaaataatcctgatattctaccggcgggACATCGGTAGGATTTTCTTCGGTGTTTGCTTTTGACTTCTATTTGCTTTCGAGttaggtgagtggataatttttcttatgcatgagaaatattataaatacttgatttgttaatatgaattggatcatgcttcttgataatatatatgttgattattatccttgttatgataaagcataatcaattattgaatctaaaTTCTTGATATGTGCcagtatatattttaaattgacttctgaattgatagctcctcatttgattgatatcataagttgagctttgagatataaatatgtttgtttgattatgattatgaacctatggtatgtcagtcagaatactcatgctaacagggtagtgttagtctttgtgcgcATCGTATCtaaaccctagttggtcgggggagttaCCAACCtatgtggactgatcatcccacagtacgaaacctcatgctcattgcattctGATTTTCTGACAAGTTTTACCATATgatcttcttgttatggcctatttaaGAAACCTTCCAATAAGAAACTAGAGCCATACTTGTATTTATAATTCTCATtgttatattacctcgtgtgtgtatattgaatgttatttactcactgagttgttgaactcaccctctcattatttatcttttcaggcttatagcttgatagtaggttacttttgttgaaccttctgaacctgctttttggttgtaatttgacCATTTTCCTTTATGtctagttagtgctccaaaactatgaaattatattaactcttgtattaagacaattgaattatattatgaagttagtttgttgttaatgttgcgttgaactctgattgagttgtttaaaggataggattgtatgtaagtttgggttcacATAAGTATGAAACCTtagaggggaaccttgcctatgtgctaGTTATGGATCCGGGAATCAGGTCGTGACAATATCTATAGTTGTTTGGCTCAATTAATCACAAGAGAACTGGACATACTTGTTATTGTTACCTATTCTCTGGCATTATATCTTAGGATACATAAGGAACTTGTGGGAAGCTTCTTTGGGAATGCGAATGACATGCTAGAAGCTTATAGGGAAATTCATGTAACCCACAAAACATCACCTCCATTCTGCCACTGGAACATTTTGGAACTTGCTCGGAGAAATGATGAGTTTAAGATGGAAGACTATCGAGGCTACAACAACAAGAGAGGAGAAGGTGCTAGTCACTCATTTGGAACATGTGGCAGAGGTTTGACGCCTTGGAGCAACTCTGTTAATGAAGTCCCAATGTCTGAGTTTGGAAGATTCCCAGAAATTTTCATGCCTGGAAATCCATATACGTCCCACGGACGTCAGAGAATTAATCAACCTTTTAGCAATGGGAGGCATCGAGAGATTGTACGCAGATATGGTCAGCACCCAGAGGGAACAAGGGGGTTTGTTTAGTGTTTATAGGGAGACTAGAGCACCTCTTTGAACACTTTCAAGGCTTCGTCAGAGGAATTTTGATGTCATCATCGCTAGAGACCACCTGAAATTAGTAGAGGGAATACACACATTTCATTTGAATTTAACTTTACTCAATTTGAAGGTCTGTAGCTTCATATTTATACATTTGAAGTTGCCAACTCGATTAGCTAaaactgtaaaaaaacaaaggccaATCGACAAGTCACTCAATTTCTCTTCTTTAAGTCTCAACGATGTTTCATTTAGGGTATTTAATTTgggattaaaaaatttcaattaagccctAATTCCTTCGCAATTTCTTTTCATTGCACCCATAATcactttcaaatttttaatttcaagcaaTTTCACCACCGACAAACTCAATTATGAGCCcctaaattgactttttttttttcattttgatttttggttctgaattttttgtattttgacctTCAATTGACTAAcaaactttaaatttctttaatttatcccCCGATTGGGTCACTTTCAACTCCTATATTAACACACCTCTTCTAAGTTGGTCcttagttttggatttcttcaatcaagtccctaattacCCATCAAGCTTtgatatttatgcaattaagtccctgaCCTGACCAAATTAACTCCTAAAAATTGCAACTCAACCCccagactttaatttcttctaattaaagcctatATTggctttaaaaatcaatttcttgcaattaagccctcaataaattcaaataaaccctgaaaattttaattgaatccttaaatatctaattttgaattttcatcatctaATTGGATTTTCTTTGCTAATATAGCTTTTATTAGTTGAAAATACACCGTTAAAATTTTGAATCTTGTATATTTGATCTTCCTTAaccagtttatatatatatatatataatttggccTCCCAGTACTTTTTGGCCTCCCAGTTGATGAGATTATCTCTTtaactttttcaaaagaaaagaaagttctGATTTTTATAAAGGGTCTAGTGGTTgacattttttaaagaaatgtcTAATTTGTCTGCTGGAGCAACCATATAAACTTCGACAACACTGGACAATTCTAGCCATTAATTCACAGCGTACTTAAGCTGGTTCACTGCACAATGAAAACAATActgcaagagagagagagcacccGTATATCACAGAGATCGAGGAGTTGAAGCAGCAAGCACTTAATTATGGCGACGGTGGATCAGATGGTCTCCTTCCTCCAGCTCGAACCAGCAAATCCATAACTTCTTAGCAAATTAACtcttctaaatataaaaaatgcagGGGTACTGGCCAACTGGGATATTGGTGTGTACCTGAATTCTAAAAGCTATATTCGGATTGAAGATCATATGAGGTTTGTCTTTTTATTACACGTTGTGAATTGTAATAGATAagctttctttcattttcaatttctacaTTAATATATGAATTTAGAGTtcgtttgaaattatttatgaaaatagacTTCTGATTTTAGATCATAATTTAAaggctttttttataaaaaaaaaaggaaataattttgataaaaatacttTGAGGGTATATTTGGTAAATAATCTTGAAACAAGTAACTGGTATAACATTGTTATATCTATGGTGGAATCACAGAAGATATACAGGGCTGGTACAACCAGTTACAATAATTTTGTAACATGACCAACctacaataatttaattacttcCTAAATTCAAAATCTGTTCTCGCAGCAAATAAGATCAAATAGAAAGGAGTAGAAAAAATGGCAGAGTCAGCAGTGAGTCTTGTAATTGACAAGTTGGCTCCATTGCTAGCTCAAGGGGTGCAACTATTGAAAGGTGTTTACAAAGAAGTTGTAGATATCAAAGATGATCTGGAGGCCATCAGAGCTTTTCTGAAAGATGCAGACTCAAAGGCTGAGAGAGAAGGTGCGAGCGAAAGTGTGAAAGTATGGGTAAAGCAAGCAAGGGAAGTTGCTTATCAGATTGAAGATCTCATTGACGAATATAATATGCTTCATGTGGCACAACATCGTGGTCGGCGTGTATTCGCGGGCTTCTTAACTAAAGTCTCTTCCTTGGTTCGGAAACTGCCTCTACGCCATAAGATCGCATCAGAGATTCATGATGTTAGAGACACTCTTCAGAGAATCAAGGACAGAAGTGAAGGGTTCCGGTTCGCATCTTCAGAGCAAGGAGGCTCAAGTAACATTGTCTTGCATGATCCTCGATCAGGTTCTCTTTTCATTGAAGATTCTGAGCTTGTTGGCATTGAATCTACAAAAGATGAATTGATAAGCCTCCTGGTAAGCGGAGAATGTCAGAGGACAGTGATCGCGGTGGTTGGAATGGGAGGAGTGGGAAAAACCACTCTTGCAAAGAAAGTATATGACAGCTACGTAGTGAAACAACACTTTCAATGCCGTGCTTTGATTACTGTGTCTCAATCATACGACAGGGTGGAACTCTTAAGGAGCACGTTAAAGAAATTATATGAAGCGAAGAAAGAGCCTTTTCCTGAGGCCATTGTCACAATGGACGATTCATCGTTGATTGATGAACTTAGAAAATATTTACAGCAAGAACGGTATTTAGTTGTATTCGATGATGTCTGGGAAATCCGCTTTTGGGGAGATGTGGAGCATGCCTTGGTGGATAACAACAAAGGTAGCAAAATACTGGTCACGACAAGAAATGAGGATGTTGCTAACTTTTGCAGGAGATCTTCATTGGTTCATGTCTATCAGATGAAATCTCTCCCTCAACGAGAAGCTTGGGAGCTCTTCTGCAAAAAGGCATTCAAGTTTGATTTTGAAGGGAATTGTCCAAAAGATTTGGAGGAATTGTCGCAAGACATTGTTAGAAGATGCGGAGGATTGCCACTGGCAATTGTGGCTGTTGGTGGACTTCTAGCAACCAAAGACAGGGTCATTCCAGAATGGCAAAAAGTGGTCACTAGTCTCGATTCTACAATGGCGAGTGATCCTCATGTTGAGAATGTCACTAAAATTCTCTCCCTCAGTTTTCACGACCTCCCTTACGACCTCAAAGCATGTTTCTTGTATTTTGGGATGCTTCCCGAAGATTTCTCCATCAAACGTACAAGAATAATTCGGTTATGGGTGGCTCAAGGTTTTGTACAAGAAAAACGAGGATTGACATTAGAAGAAGCCGCGGAAGAGTGCTTGAATGGACTCATTCGTCGAAGTCTAGTCCAAGTAGATGAAGCTAGCATGAAAGGAATTCCCAGAACATGTCGAGTGCATGATCTGGTACGAGACGTCATTCTTTCCAGGTCAGAAGAACTAAGTTTCGGCCATGTTTCTTGGAATTCCCCAGCTTTGAAAGGCATAGCACGACACATGTCCATAAGCAAGGGAGGAAGTGACAATTCAAATGGAAGCACCAGGTCTCAAACTCGCTCTGTCATGGTCTTCTGCGGGGCA
This is a stretch of genomic DNA from Populus alba chromosome 11, ASM523922v2, whole genome shotgun sequence. It encodes these proteins:
- the LOC118029458 gene encoding disease resistance protein RPM1 yields the protein MAESAVSLVIDKLAPLLAQGVQLLKGVYKEVVDIKDDLEAIRAFLKDADSKAEREGASESVKVWVKQAREVAYQIEDLIDEYNMLHVAQHRGRRVFAGFLTKVSSLVRKLPLRHKIASEIHDVRDTLQRIKDRSEGFRFASSEQGGSSNIVLHDPRSGSLFIEDSELVGIESTKDELISLLVSGECQRTVIAVVGMGGVGKTTLAKKVYDSYVVKQHFQCRALITVSQSYDRVELLRSTLKKLYEAKKEPFPEAIVTMDDSSLIDELRKYLQQERYLVVFDDVWEIRFWGDVEHALVDNNKGSKILVTTRNEDVANFCRRSSLVHVYQMKSLPQREAWELFCKKAFKFDFEGNCPKDLEELSQDIVRRCGGLPLAIVAVGGLLATKDRVIPEWQKVVTSLDSTMASDPHVENVTKILSLSFHDLPYDLKACFLYFGMLPEDFSIKRTRIIRLWVAQGFVQEKRGLTLEEAAEECLNGLIRRSLVQVDEASMKGIPRTCRVHDLVRDVILSRSEELSFGHVSWNSPALKGIARHMSISKGGSDNSNGSTRSQTRSVMVFCGAKLQKPIIDAIFEKCKLLTALDFEKCPIDEIPKELGNLLHLKYLSLRETLVSNLPKSIGKLQNLEFLDLSHSSVERLPVEVNRFPKLRYLLGNRRWDLGLFVRGSLGQLELLQTLSIIDAGDDHERELINEIGMLKQLRKLGIMNLKKENGRDLCVALDNMPHLRSLSVASEGRGDAILDLQAMSSAPLNLQSLYLWGKLERLPEWISRLHNLAKLKLIHTMLMDGDSIKVLQALPNLRFLSFFYGYNGEKMHFEGGGFQKLKSLRLAGLTELNTIIIDQGAIPLLEKLEIGCCQSLKEVPSGIQHLKNLKQLSLAKMSDEFNERLSPNNGQDYWIVKHVPVLQYDGTYDPDDERSYGAWVKHWFG